A genome region from Loktanella sp. M215 includes the following:
- a CDS encoding amidohydrolase family protein gives MRRILFKDATIVTMDDALGDFAKADLLIEDDRIAAIGPDIDGGDAEVIDASDRIIMPGLVNAHMHTWQTGLRGLASNWTLLEYFRNVHRGLATLFTPDDLYYAQLLGGWNQIDCGATTLGDWCHNNPTPAHTDAALDGLIKSQVRAVFFHGSPKPDAKPGQPHFSEVPHPRSEVERLLNGPLRDAEGRVTLALGILGPHYSTMDVSQHDFRLAREFGLVASMHQGGGEAKTPGGWDQLEADGLVGEGCNIVHGHGLSDDQIKRFCDAGVSFSTTPENEMTQGHGFPVTGKVRAVGGLLSLGVDLESVLSGDMFTVGRMALGMQRALDNDASRRESGSIPQTTTIPVREALAWITIDGARAIGLGDRVGSLTPGKQADIVVLRSSDLNMGPLHDPISTVVMQAGPRNIDSVMIAGEFYKRDGQLMVGDVEPAKQALAESGHRIAAELRRLGQEGK, from the coding sequence GTGCGAAGAATATTGTTCAAGGACGCAACGATCGTCACGATGGATGACGCATTGGGCGATTTCGCCAAGGCGGACCTGCTGATCGAAGACGACCGGATTGCTGCCATCGGCCCGGATATCGATGGCGGCGATGCCGAGGTGATCGACGCAAGCGACCGGATCATTATGCCTGGCCTCGTCAACGCGCATATGCACACTTGGCAGACCGGCCTGCGCGGGCTGGCGTCGAACTGGACGCTGCTGGAGTATTTCCGCAATGTTCATCGCGGCCTCGCGACATTGTTCACGCCCGATGACCTGTATTATGCGCAGTTGCTTGGCGGGTGGAACCAGATCGATTGCGGAGCGACGACGCTTGGTGACTGGTGCCACAACAACCCGACCCCGGCGCATACCGATGCCGCGCTTGACGGGCTTATCAAGTCGCAAGTGCGCGCGGTGTTTTTCCATGGCTCACCGAAACCGGACGCCAAACCGGGTCAGCCGCATTTCAGCGAAGTGCCGCATCCGCGCTCGGAAGTGGAGCGGCTTTTGAATGGTCCGCTCCGTGATGCCGAAGGTCGTGTCACTTTGGCCTTGGGCATTCTTGGACCGCATTATTCAACGATGGACGTTTCGCAGCATGACTTCCGTTTGGCGCGTGAATTCGGTCTGGTTGCTTCGATGCATCAGGGCGGTGGCGAAGCCAAGACTCCCGGCGGCTGGGATCAGCTTGAAGCGGACGGTCTGGTTGGTGAAGGCTGCAATATCGTGCACGGCCATGGCCTTAGCGACGACCAGATCAAACGGTTCTGCGACGCGGGTGTCAGTTTCTCGACCACCCCGGAAAACGAAATGACCCAAGGGCATGGTTTCCCGGTGACCGGCAAGGTTCGGGCGGTCGGTGGCCTGCTGTCGCTTGGTGTGGATCTCGAATCCGTTCTGTCGGGCGACATGTTCACAGTTGGCCGGATGGCGCTTGGGATGCAGCGCGCGCTGGATAACGATGCCAGCCGCCGCGAATCCGGGTCCATTCCGCAAACGACGACGATCCCGGTTCGCGAAGCGCTTGCCTGGATCACGATAGACGGTGCGCGGGCCATCGGGTTGGGCGACCGGGTCGGGAGCCTTACACCCGGAAAGCAGGCGGACATCGTCGTGCTGCGCAGCAGCGATCTGAACATGGGTCCGCTGCATGACCCGATTTCGACCGTCGTGATGCAGGCCGGACCGCGCAACATCGACAGCGTGATGATCGCTGGTGAATTTTACAAAAGAGACGGTCAGTTGATGGTCGGAGACGTTGAGCCAGCCAAGCAGGCGCTCGCCGAATCCGGTCACCGCATTGCCGCTGAATTGCGCCGCCTCGGACAAGAAGGAAAATGA